A region from the Clostridium beijerinckii genome encodes:
- a CDS encoding acetyl-CoA carboxylase carboxyl transferase subunit alpha, with amino-acid sequence MDKDFIKMNTTPWENVEIARHKDRPTGKYYIETIFKDFIEFHGDRAFGDDKSIIGGIASLNDISVTVIAITKGSNTTENIERNFGMPNPEGYRKALRLMKQAEKFKRPVICFVDTPGAFPGMGAEERGQGQAIANNLFELSRLKTPIISIITGEGGSGGALALAVADRIFMLEHSVYSILTPEGFASILWKDASRAKEAATVMKITAKDLKDFKIIDDVIKEPRGGAHKNPVKEAEVIKKSILDSLTELRGKDLDTLINERYDKFRQMGNFY; translated from the coding sequence ATGGATAAAGACTTTATAAAAATGAATACAACGCCATGGGAAAATGTTGAAATTGCAAGGCATAAAGACAGACCAACTGGAAAATACTATATAGAAACTATATTTAAAGATTTTATTGAATTTCATGGAGATAGAGCTTTTGGGGATGATAAGTCTATAATTGGCGGAATTGCATCATTAAATGATATAAGTGTTACAGTTATTGCAATAACAAAAGGTTCAAATACTACTGAAAACATTGAAAGAAATTTTGGAATGCCAAATCCAGAAGGATATAGAAAAGCATTAAGGCTTATGAAACAAGCTGAAAAATTTAAAAGACCAGTAATTTGTTTTGTGGATACACCAGGTGCATTCCCAGGTATGGGAGCAGAAGAAAGAGGTCAAGGGCAAGCTATAGCAAACAATCTTTTTGAATTAAGCAGATTAAAGACACCTATAATTTCTATAATTACAGGTGAAGGTGGAAGCGGAGGAGCATTAGCTTTAGCAGTAGCTGATAGAATTTTTATGCTAGAACATTCTGTATATTCTATTCTTACACCAGAAGGATTTGCTTCGATATTATGGAAAGATGCGTCTAGAGCAAAAGAAGCAGCAACAGTTATGAAAATCACTGCCAAAGACTTAAAGGATTTTAAAATAATTGATGATGTGATAAAGGAACCTAGAGGTGGAGCCCATAAAAATCCAGTTAAAGAAGCTGAAGTTATAAAGAAAAGTATCTTAGATTCTTTAACAGAATTAAGAGGAAAAGATTTAGATACTTTAATTAATGAAAGATACGATAAATTCAGACAAATGGGTAACTTTTATTAA
- a CDS encoding AAA family ATPase, with protein MQKRFNSTGVCVSRKHYMVDISNKLEQIKKLIDNEFYFTINKPRQYGKTTTLNEINNTLNNIYLVINISFEGIRDIVFENEKSFCNKFLKLLIKELNFVDKEESEKLTNLSLDIHDIEELSEAITKFVKNSKKEVILIIDEVDKSSNNQLFLSFLGMLRNKYLAREIGRDFTFKSVILVGLYDVKKLKLKIVNKEEGKYNSPWNIAVDFNVDMSFSPNEISTMLNEYCIENSLSMNIDKLSEELYFFTGGYPFLVSRICQIIDEKIYEADKKPWNIEDIQNAVKIILEEKNTLFDSLIKNLENNKELYEYIEDIIVRGNDKSFNNDNPLIEFGILYGYFKNVNGKVQISNKIFGERIYNYMISKLENNYSSINAYNFKGAFIKENGELDIEKILNKFQQFMKEQYYDETPLLYIGRVSDSHKIKDFSSLLKDNEFVEYHGRLLFLAFIKQIMNGTGFNFKEVQVSEEKRSDVVITYNNFKYIIEMKIWKGLKYHEDGVKQLCDYLDIHDLNKGYLLIFNFNKNKEFKEERVSVEAKDIFEVYV; from the coding sequence ATGCAGAAAAGGTTTAATAGTACAGGAGTTTGTGTTTCAAGAAAACATTATATGGTTGATATAAGCAATAAACTTGAACAAATAAAAAAACTTATAGATAATGAATTTTATTTTACAATAAATAAGCCTAGGCAATATGGAAAAACAACGACTTTAAATGAAATAAATAACACATTAAATAATATATATTTAGTCATAAATATAAGTTTTGAGGGAATTAGAGATATTGTATTTGAAAATGAAAAAAGTTTTTGTAATAAATTTTTGAAATTACTGATTAAAGAATTAAATTTTGTAGATAAAGAAGAAAGTGAAAAATTAACTAATTTAAGTTTGGATATTCATGATATTGAAGAATTATCAGAAGCAATAACAAAATTTGTGAAGAATTCTAAAAAAGAAGTGATTTTAATTATAGATGAAGTAGATAAAAGTTCAAATAATCAATTGTTTTTAAGTTTCCTTGGTATGCTTAGAAATAAGTATTTAGCTAGAGAGATTGGACGAGATTTCACTTTTAAAAGCGTTATTTTAGTTGGGTTATATGATGTAAAAAAATTAAAATTAAAGATTGTAAATAAAGAAGAAGGAAAATATAACTCTCCATGGAATATTGCCGTAGATTTCAATGTGGATATGAGTTTTTCACCAAATGAAATAAGTACAATGTTAAATGAATACTGCATTGAAAATTCCCTTTCAATGAATATAGATAAACTAAGTGAAGAATTATACTTTTTTACAGGTGGATATCCTTTTTTAGTTAGTAGGATATGCCAAATTATTGATGAAAAAATTTACGAAGCAGATAAAAAACCTTGGAATATTGAAGATATTCAAAATGCAGTTAAGATAATCTTAGAAGAAAAAAATACTTTGTTTGATAGTTTAATTAAGAACTTAGAAAATAATAAAGAACTTTATGAGTATATAGAAGATATAATTGTAAGAGGAAATGATAAGAGCTTTAATAATGATAATCCTCTTATTGAATTCGGAATATTATATGGATATTTTAAAAATGTAAATGGAAAAGTTCAAATATCTAATAAAATATTTGGAGAAAGAATTTATAATTATATGATATCTAAACTTGAAAACAATTACAGCTCAATAAATGCTTATAATTTTAAAGGAGCATTCATTAAAGAAAATGGAGAATTAGATATAGAAAAAATCCTAAATAAATTTCAGCAATTTATGAAAGAACAATATTATGATGAAACTCCGCTTCTTTACATCGGTAGAGTAAGCGATTCACACAAAATCAAAGATTTTAGTTCTCTGCTTAAAGATAATGAATTTGTAGAGTATCATGGACGACTATTATTTTTAGCGTTCATAAAACAAATAATGAATGGAACAGGATTTAATTTTAAGGAAGTTCAAGTTTCAGAAGAAAAAAGATCAGATGTAGTTATAACCTATAACAATTTTAAGTATATAATTGAAATGAAAATTTGGAAGGGATTAAAATATCATGAAGATGGAGTCAAACAACTTTGTGATTATTTAGATATACATGATTTAAATAAAGGATACTTGCTAATTTTTAATTTTAATAAGAATAAAGAGTTTAAAGAAGAAAGAGTGAGCGTTGAAGCAAAAGATATTTTTGAAGTTTATGTATAG
- a CDS encoding hut operon positive regulator HutP: MESNSTIVAKIATKMAICNRNEEDDLKRLYNEQGIKVTAVNVGGNINSSVSKILESALVAAKRNELIRDEHLHEGAVIGATRDAIIQISTRANGLSVGGKIGIARRGEHISVCIFLSIGLLHLDEVVIGIGHRSLPI; encoded by the coding sequence ATGGAAAGTAATAGTACAATAGTTGCAAAAATTGCAACTAAGATGGCTATATGCAATAGAAATGAAGAAGATGATTTAAAAAGACTTTATAATGAACAAGGAATAAAGGTTACAGCGGTAAATGTAGGAGGAAACATTAATTCATCTGTATCTAAAATATTAGAGAGTGCTTTAGTTGCAGCAAAAAGAAATGAATTAATAAGAGATGAACATTTACATGAAGGGGCTGTTATAGGTGCGACTAGAGATGCAATAATTCAGATTTCTACTCGCGCTAATGGCCTAAGTGTCGGAGGTAAAATAGGTATAGCAAGACGTGGAGAACATATATCAGTTTGCATATTTTTAAGTATTGGATTATTACACTTGGATGAAGTGGTTATTGGAATAGGACATAGATCATTACCGATATAG
- a CDS encoding ABC transporter substrate-binding protein produces MVGKRKLSMLLCTVLVGGILAGCGQSATDSKGGTANSSEVKNIGVVQLVQHDALDASNKGFIDGLKEKGYEEGKNIKIEQQNAQGEQANAQTISKQFVDAKKDLIFAIATPAVQAAYNSTKEIPIIFTAVTDPVKAEIAKDWKSSGTNVTGTSDKVPVDKQIELLKKLIPNAKTVGVIYSTSETNSVVQVDELKAAAEKQGLAVKEIGVTTVNEINQNLSSALGEIDVLYTPTDNTVASGYALVGKLCVEKNIPIIGAEEAIVTKGGLASIGIDYYKLGKEAGFKAAEVLDGKKPSDVEITTLSEMAFTINTDVAKKLNITIAQDIESNAKKVTGGVE; encoded by the coding sequence ATGGTAGGAAAAAGAAAATTATCTATGTTATTATGTACAGTTTTAGTTGGAGGAATCCTTGCAGGATGTGGACAAAGTGCAACAGATTCTAAAGGCGGAACAGCTAATTCGTCAGAAGTGAAAAATATTGGAGTTGTACAATTAGTACAACATGATGCTTTAGATGCATCTAATAAAGGCTTTATTGATGGATTAAAAGAAAAAGGGTATGAAGAAGGAAAAAACATTAAAATTGAACAACAAAATGCTCAAGGTGAACAAGCAAATGCACAAACTATTAGTAAACAATTTGTAGATGCAAAAAAAGATTTGATTTTTGCAATAGCAACACCAGCAGTTCAAGCAGCATATAATTCTACTAAGGAAATTCCAATAATATTTACAGCTGTAACAGATCCAGTAAAAGCAGAAATCGCAAAAGATTGGAAGAGTTCAGGTACTAATGTTACTGGTACATCAGATAAAGTTCCTGTGGACAAGCAAATAGAATTATTAAAAAAATTAATTCCAAATGCTAAAACTGTAGGAGTAATTTATAGTACTTCAGAAACAAATTCAGTAGTTCAAGTTGATGAACTTAAGGCTGCAGCAGAAAAACAAGGACTAGCAGTAAAGGAAATTGGAGTTACTACTGTAAATGAAATAAATCAAAACTTATCAAGTGCCCTTGGAGAAATTGATGTATTATATACACCAACAGATAATACAGTAGCTTCAGGATATGCATTAGTAGGAAAACTTTGCGTAGAAAAAAATATTCCTATTATAGGTGCTGAAGAAGCAATTGTAACTAAAGGTGGTCTTGCATCAATAGGAATAGATTATTATAAATTAGGAAAAGAAGCAGGATTTAAAGCTGCAGAAGTATTAGATGGAAAGAAACCTTCAGACGTTGAAATAACTACATTAAGTGAAATGGCATTTACTATAAATACTGATGTTGCAAAGAAGTTAAATATAACAATTGCGCAAGACATAGAATCAAATGCTAAAAAGGTAACTGGAGGCGTTGAGTAG
- a CDS encoding ABC transporter permease has translation MGVLINILEQGLLFSIVAIAVYITYKILDFPDMSVDGTFPMGAAISAALLVQGVNPWVSIIVAAIGGAIAGAITGILHVKFKIDNLMAGILVMIGLYSINLRIMGKANVPLFNTPNVFKLGIPTMAIIIVLLAIVKILLDLYLKTKSGFLLRAVGDNEQVVSSIGINKDMVKILGLVISNALAASAGALMAQYQGFSDVGMGTGTVVMGLAAVIIGSSLFERISFIKATTLSIFGAIIYKGAIALVLKYGGVIGLTANDLKLMTAIIVVIALCSNNGIFKFKKKKLVEGGAQEDVIRKTTIQGI, from the coding sequence GTGGGTGTTTTAATTAACATTTTAGAACAAGGACTGCTATTCTCAATTGTTGCAATTGCAGTATATATAACTTACAAGATATTAGATTTTCCAGACATGTCCGTTGATGGTACTTTTCCTATGGGAGCTGCTATTTCAGCAGCTCTACTAGTACAAGGTGTTAATCCATGGGTTAGTATTATTGTAGCAGCTATTGGAGGTGCAATAGCTGGGGCAATAACAGGAATTTTGCATGTTAAATTTAAAATTGATAATTTAATGGCTGGAATACTTGTTATGATAGGATTATATTCAATAAATTTAAGAATAATGGGAAAAGCAAATGTTCCTTTATTCAATACACCAAATGTATTTAAATTGGGAATACCAACTATGGCTATTATTATAGTATTGCTTGCTATAGTAAAAATATTGCTTGATTTATATTTAAAAACAAAATCAGGATTTTTACTTAGAGCAGTAGGAGATAATGAACAAGTAGTATCTTCAATTGGAATTAATAAAGATATGGTTAAAATATTAGGACTTGTAATAAGTAATGCACTAGCTGCATCAGCAGGAGCATTAATGGCTCAATACCAAGGGTTTAGTGATGTTGGAATGGGAACAGGTACTGTAGTAATGGGTCTTGCTGCAGTAATTATTGGAAGTTCATTATTTGAAAGAATATCTTTTATAAAAGCAACTACATTATCAATATTTGGTGCAATTATTTACAAAGGTGCAATTGCTCTTGTATTAAAATATGGCGGAGTAATAGGATTAACTGCAAATGACTTAAAGCTAATGACAGCAATAATTGTAGTTATAGCACTATGTTCTAACAATGGAATTTTTAAATTCAAGAAAAAAAAACTTGTGGAAGGTGGTGCACAAGAAGATGTTATACGTAAAACAACTATCCAAGGTATTTAA
- a CDS encoding ABC transporter ATP-binding protein, which produces MLYVKQLSKVFNPNTINENRVFDRLSLDVKQGDFISIIGSNGAGKSTLLNMISGTIEADSGSILLDGNEVINKPEFARSKSIGRVFQNPSMGVAPNMTILENIALADNKGKTFGLGFGINKKRIDYYKEMVSELNLGLEDKIYNKVLLLSGGQRQALTLLMAVMSKPKLLLLDEHTAALDPKTSETIMDITRNIVKDSGITTLMVTHNLKHALENGNRLFMMHRGQILADIKGEEKEKLDTNKLLGLFEKANGADALSDRTLFG; this is translated from the coding sequence ATGTTATACGTAAAACAACTATCCAAGGTATTTAATCCAAACACTATAAATGAAAATAGAGTTTTTGATAGATTATCTTTAGATGTTAAGCAAGGAGATTTTATAAGTATTATCGGTTCAAATGGAGCAGGTAAATCAACTTTGTTAAATATGATATCTGGAACAATTGAAGCAGACTCAGGATCTATATTATTAGATGGAAATGAAGTAATTAATAAACCAGAGTTTGCTAGGTCAAAATCTATTGGAAGAGTATTTCAAAATCCGTCAATGGGCGTTGCTCCTAATATGACTATTTTAGAAAATATTGCTCTTGCAGATAATAAAGGCAAAACCTTTGGTCTTGGATTTGGAATAAATAAAAAGAGAATAGATTATTATAAAGAAATGGTAAGTGAACTTAATTTAGGTTTAGAAGATAAAATTTATAATAAAGTATTACTTTTATCAGGTGGACAAAGACAAGCATTAACACTACTTATGGCTGTAATGTCAAAACCAAAGTTATTATTACTAGATGAACATACTGCAGCCTTAGATCCTAAGACTTCAGAAACTATAATGGATATAACTAGAAACATTGTTAAAGATAGTGGAATAACAACACTTATGGTTACCCATAATCTTAAACATGCTCTTGAAAATGGTAATAGACTTTTCATGATGCATAGAGGTCAAATTTTAGCTGACATTAAAGGTGAAGAAAAAGAAAAATTAGATACTAATAAACTTCTTGGACTTTTTGAAAAAGCTAATGGCGCAGATGCTTTAAGTGATAGAACTTTATTTGGATAA
- a CDS encoding capsular biosynthesis protein, translating into MNEEIIRNEENIRIEDIKNILIKRWKMILSITLMTTLTVGIISFFVIAPKYEASTKVFIGKENTKDENYNNGDIQMYQQLLKTYAEVITTNNLIEKAIEADDLNINSEEVLRSLTVTPSANTQILEIKYISTDNVLARDLISAVTTQFIKSSTELIPNGNVKIIESVKLPQIPVSPNKKMNIAIAFLLGLMFSSGLSFLLKFMDNTFNTKEQMEEVLGLPVLGAIPNSINN; encoded by the coding sequence ATGAACGAAGAAATTATAAGGAATGAAGAAAATATAAGAATTGAAGATATAAAAAATATATTGATAAAGAGATGGAAAATGATACTTTCAATAACATTGATGACAACTTTAACAGTTGGAATTATTAGTTTTTTTGTAATTGCACCTAAGTATGAAGCAAGTACAAAAGTCTTTATAGGAAAGGAAAACACTAAAGATGAAAATTATAATAATGGTGATATACAAATGTATCAGCAACTATTAAAGACATATGCAGAAGTAATAACAACTAATAATTTAATTGAAAAAGCTATTGAGGCAGATGATTTGAATATAAATTCAGAGGAAGTTCTTAGAAGTTTAACAGTTACACCCAGCGCAAATACTCAAATTTTAGAAATAAAATATATAAGTACAGATAATGTATTAGCTAGGGATTTGATTAGTGCAGTTACAACTCAATTTATAAAATCATCTACAGAGCTTATACCAAATGGTAATGTAAAAATAATAGAAAGCGTGAAATTACCACAAATCCCAGTAAGCCCAAATAAAAAGATGAATATAGCTATTGCCTTTTTACTTGGATTAATGTTTAGTAGTGGATTAAGCTTCTTACTAAAATTTATGGATAATACTTTTAATACTAAAGAACAAATGGAAGAAGTATTAGGATTACCAGTTTTAGGTGCTATTCCTAATTCTATTAATAATTAG
- a CDS encoding capsular biosynthesis protein, translating into MSLFKISKNKHIKKQIQSDNRAHIGFVVDNKPKSIEAEAYRTLRTNIQYSSFDKEIKTIVVTSAEMAEGKSTVAGNIALSFAQSEKKVILIDCDLRKPSVHKNFRTSNLVGVSEVLLGKSTLEESVQKCNDNFCFLTSGKIPPNPSEMLGSLAMTELIERLREEYDIIVLDTAPLQAVTDAQVLSTKVDGTILVVRAARTKKDVVIEAKNLLNKVGANIIGTVLHAVENTRGKYNYYYYGSEEEKQL; encoded by the coding sequence ATGTCATTGTTTAAAATAAGCAAAAATAAGCATATAAAAAAACAAATACAATCTGATAATAGAGCTCATATAGGTTTTGTAGTAGACAATAAACCAAAATCAATAGAAGCAGAAGCCTATAGAACTTTGAGAACTAATATACAATATTCTTCCTTTGACAAAGAAATAAAGACTATAGTTGTTACAAGTGCAGAAATGGCAGAAGGAAAATCAACAGTTGCAGGAAATATTGCTTTATCATTTGCTCAAAGTGAAAAAAAGGTTATTCTTATAGATTGTGATTTAAGAAAACCATCAGTGCATAAGAATTTTAGAACTTCAAATTTAGTTGGAGTTTCTGAAGTTTTACTTGGAAAATCTACACTTGAAGAATCAGTACAAAAATGTAATGATAATTTTTGTTTCTTAACTTCAGGAAAAATTCCACCAAATCCATCAGAAATGTTAGGATCATTAGCTATGACAGAGTTAATAGAAAGACTAAGAGAAGAATATGACATAATAGTGTTAGATACTGCACCACTCCAAGCAGTTACGGATGCTCAAGTACTTTCAACAAAAGTTGATGGAACTATTTTAGTTGTAAGAGCAGCAAGAACAAAAAAAGATGTGGTAATAGAAGCAAAAAATCTTTTGAATAAAGTAGGAGCAAACATAATAGGAACTGTATTGCATGCAGTAGAAAATACAAGGGGGAAATACAATTATTATTATTATGGAAGTGAAGAAGAAAAACAATTATAG
- a CDS encoding multidrug MFS transporter, giving the protein MQQLEVNREEVLFDEPIEESRNGYYFFKRTMDIVCSLMALIILSPIFLIVVIAIRIESKGFAIFSQKRVGKDGKMFEMYKFRSMVANAEELKDRLCDKNEMCGPMFKMKEDPRVTKVGKFIRKTSIDELPQLVNVLKGDMSLVGPRPSLPKEVMEFEGWMMERLSVKPGLTCYWQVSGRSDIKFEEWMELDVKYVEERNTLVDISLIFRTFGVLFGDEHAR; this is encoded by the coding sequence ATGCAACAACTGGAGGTTAATAGAGAAGAGGTTTTGTTTGATGAACCAATAGAAGAGTCTAGGAATGGATATTATTTTTTTAAGAGAACTATGGACATAGTTTGTTCATTAATGGCATTAATAATTTTAAGTCCCATATTCTTGATTGTAGTAATAGCAATAAGAATTGAATCAAAAGGCTTTGCAATCTTTTCACAAAAAAGAGTTGGTAAGGATGGGAAAATGTTTGAAATGTACAAATTCAGGTCTATGGTAGCTAATGCAGAAGAATTGAAAGATAGGTTATGTGATAAAAATGAAATGTGTGGACCGATGTTTAAAATGAAAGAAGACCCCAGAGTAACTAAAGTTGGTAAATTCATAAGAAAAACAAGCATAGATGAACTTCCACAGCTAGTTAATGTATTAAAAGGTGACATGAGTTTAGTAGGGCCAAGACCATCACTTCCAAAAGAAGTTATGGAATTTGAAGGTTGGATGATGGAAAGGTTAAGTGTTAAACCGGGATTAACTTGTTATTGGCAAGTTTCAGGAAGAAGTGATATTAAGTTTGAAGAGTGGATGGAATTGGATGTTAAATATGTTGAAGAGAGAAATACTTTAGTTGATATAAGTTTAATATTTAGAACATTTGGGGTGCTTTTTGGGGATGAGCATGCAAGATAG
- a CDS encoding cell wall-binding protein, translating to MKNFKLKKLVAVALTVMTIVTVSPVGASAAWKQDSHGWWNTEGNSYSKGWRTIGNNWYYFGSDGYMRTGWAKDNGTWYYMQPSGAMKTGWVYNNGTWYYMQSSGAMKIGWVYDKGTWYFTSESGAMQTGVVEVNGKVYYFAQSGAMATGKVTINGVIYTFAASGEAIGTVKPTPTLAFKIDGPEVKPTPIPTPPPTPTPDDKSHHNSGTNYVALSQEVIDAQYKSATQITKPIEISKNADGTLIQPTFSFTPGPYAEKIYATGKSYTVTKDVYVTLNGKDAYIKGTYKDGYTIEAGQTGTVTITASISVYDSTNGKLYYVTPSSVETVKVN from the coding sequence ATGAAAAATTTTAAATTAAAAAAGTTAGTTGCAGTAGCGCTAACAGTTATGACAATAGTAACTGTATCGCCAGTAGGAGCATCAGCAGCTTGGAAGCAAGATTCTCATGGATGGTGGAATACAGAAGGAAATTCATATTCTAAAGGTTGGAGAACTATAGGTAACAATTGGTATTACTTTGGTTCAGATGGATATATGAGAACTGGTTGGGCTAAGGATAATGGAACATGGTATTATATGCAACCATCAGGTGCAATGAAGACAGGATGGGTTTATAATAATGGAACTTGGTATTATATGCAATCATCAGGAGCAATGAAAATAGGTTGGGTTTATGATAAGGGAACGTGGTACTTTACAAGTGAATCAGGAGCAATGCAAACAGGTGTAGTTGAAGTTAATGGAAAAGTGTATTATTTTGCACAAAGTGGAGCAATGGCAACAGGAAAGGTTACTATTAATGGAGTAATTTATACTTTTGCAGCAAGTGGGGAAGCTATAGGAACTGTAAAACCAACTCCAACTTTAGCATTTAAAATTGATGGACCTGAAGTAAAACCAACTCCAATTCCAACTCCACCGCCAACACCAACACCAGACGATAAATCACATCATAATTCAGGAACAAACTATGTGGCACTTTCACAAGAAGTTATAGATGCTCAATATAAATCAGCTACACAAATTACTAAGCCTATAGAAATAAGCAAAAATGCAGATGGAACACTTATACAACCTACATTTAGTTTTACACCAGGGCCATATGCTGAAAAAATATATGCAACTGGAAAATCATATACAGTTACAAAAGATGTATATGTTACTCTAAATGGCAAAGATGCTTATATAAAGGGTACTTATAAAGATGGATATACAATTGAAGCAGGCCAAACAGGAACAGTAACAATAACTGCAAGTATTTCTGTATATGATAGCACTAATGGTAAGCTATATTATGTGACTCCAAGTAGTGTAGAAACAGTTAAAGTTAACTAA
- a CDS encoding capsular biosynthesis protein — protein MNEEIIRDEEIIKIQDIIDILMKRWKMILSIALIATLTAGIISFFVIAPKYEASTKVFIGKENTKDQNYNNSDIQMYQQLLKTYAGVITTNDLVEKAINTADLNITSEEVLGGLTVTPSANTQILEIKYISTDRVLSRDLVDAVTTQFIETSKELIPNGNVKIIESVKMPENPVSPNKKMNIAIAFLIGLMISIGLAFLLEFMDNTFKTKEQLEQILGIPVIGAIPDDLD, from the coding sequence ATGAATGAAGAAATTATAAGAGATGAAGAAATTATAAAAATTCAAGACATAATAGATATATTGATGAAAAGATGGAAGATGATACTTTCAATAGCATTAATTGCAACATTAACAGCTGGAATTATTAGCTTTTTTGTAATTGCACCTAAGTATGAAGCAAGTACTAAGGTTTTTATAGGAAAAGAAAATACTAAAGATCAAAATTATAATAATAGTGATATTCAAATGTATCAGCAATTATTAAAGACGTATGCTGGAGTAATAACAACTAATGATTTAGTTGAAAAAGCTATTAATACAGCAGATTTGAATATAACATCAGAGGAAGTTCTTGGAGGCTTAACAGTTACACCAAGTGCAAACACTCAAATTTTAGAAATAAAGTATATAAGTACTGATAGAGTATTATCTAGGGATTTAGTTGATGCGGTTACAACTCAATTTATAGAAACATCCAAAGAGCTTATACCAAATGGAAATGTTAAGATAATAGAAAGTGTAAAGATGCCAGAAAATCCAGTTAGTCCTAATAAAAAGATGAATATAGCTATTGCATTTTTAATTGGACTTATGATTAGTATTGGATTAGCATTTTTATTGGAGTTTATGGATAATACATTTAAAACAAAAGAGCAATTAGAACAAATATTAGGAATACCTGTTATTGGTGCAATTCCTGATGACTTGGATTAA
- a CDS encoding capsular biosynthesis protein has protein sequence MFTAKKIHKAVSNQQYRGFAVEKKPKSIVSEAYRTLRTNIQYSSFDKQIKTIVVTSAEAAEGKSTVAGNLALSFAQNEKKVIIVDCDLRKPSVHKNFKLSNLVGVSEVLIGKEKLEEVIQSRNENLDILTSGKIPPNPSEMLSSSAMTNLIETIREKYDIVILDSAPLQAVTDAQILSTKADGTILVIRAQRTNREAVIEAKNLLTKVGANIIGTVLHAVENTRGKYYYYYGSNDEKKAK, from the coding sequence ATGTTTACGGCAAAAAAAATACATAAAGCGGTATCAAATCAACAATATAGAGGTTTTGCAGTTGAAAAAAAACCAAAATCCATAGTATCAGAAGCATATAGAACTTTAAGAACAAATATACAATACTCATCTTTTGATAAACAAATAAAAACTATAGTAGTTACAAGCGCAGAAGCAGCAGAAGGAAAATCTACAGTAGCAGGAAATCTTGCTTTATCTTTTGCTCAAAATGAAAAAAAAGTTATAATAGTGGATTGTGATTTAAGAAAGCCTTCAGTACATAAGAATTTTAAATTATCAAATTTAGTGGGTGTTTCAGAAGTGCTTATAGGAAAAGAAAAGTTAGAAGAAGTAATACAAAGTCGTAATGAAAACCTTGATATATTAACATCAGGTAAAATTCCGCCAAATCCATCAGAAATGCTATCATCAAGTGCAATGACTAATCTCATAGAAACTATAAGAGAAAAATACGATATTGTTATTTTAGATAGTGCTCCACTTCAAGCAGTTACGGATGCTCAAATTCTTTCTACAAAAGCAGATGGAACTATACTTGTTATAAGAGCTCAAAGAACAAACAGAGAAGCGGTTATTGAGGCTAAAAATCTTTTGACTAAAGTAGGAGCTAACATAATAGGTACTGTTTTACATGCAGTTGAAAATACTAGAGGTAAGTACTACTACTATTATGGAAGTAATGATGAAAAGAAAGCGAAATAA